A stretch of the Teredinibacter haidensis genome encodes the following:
- a CDS encoding methyl-accepting chemotaxis protein, whose translation MNFSLKWKILLSVSLTCVAAVVVSTVVNVRSGISTLEAAILEDARTLAQVLGKASEGAITFEDDMTVEASLNALSVSPKIRAATVYVNRTAFATYSLGDASNLLPSSPNTLGVESVADGVIVTEEIVAEGKPVGSISLYVDYAEVDETIRDMTLNAFWIVVLISLLSAGLAYLIQASVIKPVNVVVKALRDISEGEGDLTQRLPVSGSDEISELARCFNAFIERLNDIISNVIGLAKSVDEGASGLSGMSEENEHASIAQQTDIQHVVSAVNEMASAIQEVTLSVSEAADSAAQADGAAIVGKNTVNGTVTQIERLSQEIKNSSEVIESLRQETVGIGSVLDVIRGIAEQTNLLALNAAIEAARAGEQGRGFAVVADEVRTLASKTQSSTTEIQEMIERLQDGAQKAVDMMGAGTTAAESTVATAGEASVALENITSIVSMIRDRTNQIAATSEQQSAAALQIEQSVNSVSSVANKTAESSGRITANSRELEQRAAEMMELVGRFKI comes from the coding sequence ATGAACTTCTCGTTGAAGTGGAAAATTTTATTAAGCGTCAGTCTTACCTGTGTTGCAGCCGTAGTTGTTAGCACCGTGGTGAATGTACGCTCCGGCATATCCACCCTGGAAGCCGCTATTCTTGAAGATGCTCGAACACTTGCCCAGGTATTAGGAAAGGCAAGCGAAGGAGCGATTACCTTCGAAGACGATATGACAGTCGAAGCCTCTTTGAATGCTTTGAGCGTAAGCCCTAAGATTCGAGCGGCAACGGTTTATGTTAATCGCACAGCCTTCGCCACTTATTCCTTGGGCGATGCCAGCAATTTGCTGCCAAGCTCTCCAAATACCTTGGGTGTAGAGTCGGTGGCTGATGGCGTTATTGTTACCGAAGAAATTGTTGCAGAGGGTAAGCCTGTCGGTAGTATTTCTCTCTATGTTGATTATGCCGAAGTGGACGAAACCATTCGGGATATGACGTTGAACGCCTTTTGGATTGTGGTGCTGATTAGTTTGCTGTCGGCGGGCTTGGCGTACCTGATTCAGGCGAGCGTTATCAAGCCTGTAAATGTTGTTGTGAAAGCTTTGCGCGATATCTCCGAGGGCGAAGGTGACCTAACTCAGCGCTTACCTGTTTCGGGAAGCGATGAAATTTCCGAGTTGGCTCGTTGCTTTAACGCCTTTATCGAGCGACTGAACGATATTATCAGCAACGTGATTGGCCTCGCGAAATCTGTGGACGAAGGTGCGAGCGGCCTGTCGGGAATGTCGGAGGAGAATGAGCATGCCAGTATTGCCCAGCAAACTGATATCCAGCACGTTGTGAGCGCAGTAAACGAAATGGCGAGCGCCATTCAGGAAGTTACGTTGAGCGTTTCGGAGGCGGCAGACAGTGCGGCCCAAGCCGATGGCGCCGCCATAGTTGGTAAGAATACCGTAAATGGCACGGTTACACAGATAGAGCGACTATCACAGGAGATTAAAAACTCTTCCGAAGTGATTGAGAGCCTGCGTCAGGAAACCGTAGGTATTGGTTCTGTACTGGATGTGATTCGGGGTATTGCAGAGCAAACAAACTTACTGGCACTGAATGCGGCTATTGAGGCAGCGCGTGCGGGCGAGCAGGGTCGCGGATTTGCGGTAGTGGCTGATGAAGTTCGTACGTTGGCCTCTAAAACCCAGAGTTCGACCACTGAAATTCAAGAGATGATAGAGCGTTTGCAGGACGGGGCCCAAAAAGCTGTGGATATGATGGGGGCTGGCACAACCGCGGCAGAGTCCACAGTGGCTACCGCCGGAGAAGCTTCAGTGGCACTTGAAAATATAACGTCTATAGTCAGTATGATTCGTGACCGAACGAATCAGATTGCCGCGACCTCCGAGCAGCAAAGCGCGGCGGCTCTGCAAATTGAGCAGAGTGTCAACAGTGTTTCCAGTGTCGCTAATAAAACGGCGGAGAGTTCCGGCCGTATCACGGCTAATAGCCGTGAGTTGGAACAGCGCGCTGCAGAAATGATGGAGCTGGTAGGCCGTTTTAAAATTTAA
- a CDS encoding alkaline phosphatase yields the protein MKVTGLAALTAALVAVSVSSYGQVLPASQSSSDWYTDAQANITAKLARTQSNSAKNVILFVGDGMGISTLTAARILEGQLAGKPGEEGYLSFETFPYTALVKTYNVDAQTPDSAGTMTAMMSGLKTDVGVIGVDEDVERGNCETAIGNEVATALEMAELKGLSTGVLSTARITHATPAATYAKSADRNWEDVSDMPSAAVDAGCEDIASQLVNFEANLEARFEGSDVDGIEVVMGGGRRHFLPKDASANSADAVSTVEGDRTDGRNLVTEWQSQYANGTYVFDQTGFNAIDAATTERVFGLFNESHMQYEADRANDTAGEPSIAEMTAKAIDILDNNDKGFFLMVESGRIDHGHHAGSAYNALTDTIAFADAVQAAVDATDPAETLILVTADHSHVFTIAGYPKRGNPILGKVISVGSTEPALASDGMPYTTLGYTNGKGFANLGDETDADARYDSANDNERKDLSDVETMSSGYHQEALIPLGSETHAGEDITLHASGPGAHKAQGVVEQNVVFHIIREALGLGQE from the coding sequence ATGAAAGTAACAGGTCTAGCAGCTTTAACTGCAGCACTGGTTGCCGTTTCCGTGAGCTCATATGGTCAGGTATTGCCAGCATCTCAGTCCAGTAGCGACTGGTACACAGATGCTCAAGCTAATATCACTGCCAAGCTTGCGCGGACACAAAGCAATAGCGCGAAGAATGTCATTTTATTTGTGGGCGATGGTATGGGCATTTCTACCCTCACCGCTGCTCGTATTCTGGAAGGTCAGCTCGCGGGTAAACCAGGTGAAGAGGGCTATTTGAGCTTTGAAACCTTTCCTTATACGGCGCTGGTTAAGACTTACAACGTTGATGCTCAGACCCCAGACTCTGCGGGCACTATGACGGCGATGATGTCGGGTCTGAAAACCGATGTTGGAGTTATCGGTGTTGACGAAGATGTTGAGCGTGGAAACTGTGAAACCGCTATCGGTAACGAAGTCGCGACCGCATTAGAAATGGCGGAGCTGAAAGGCTTGTCTACCGGTGTTTTATCTACCGCACGTATTACTCACGCCACTCCTGCCGCAACCTACGCCAAGTCTGCCGATCGTAACTGGGAAGATGTATCCGATATGCCCTCAGCCGCAGTCGATGCTGGTTGCGAAGATATCGCCTCGCAGCTGGTTAACTTCGAAGCGAATCTGGAAGCACGTTTTGAAGGTTCCGATGTTGACGGTATTGAAGTGGTGATGGGCGGTGGTCGCCGCCACTTCCTGCCAAAAGATGCAAGCGCTAACAGTGCCGATGCTGTAAGCACCGTTGAAGGGGATCGTACGGATGGCCGCAACCTAGTAACGGAATGGCAATCCCAGTACGCAAATGGCACCTACGTATTTGACCAAACAGGTTTTAACGCGATTGATGCGGCTACTACAGAGCGCGTGTTCGGCTTGTTTAACGAATCTCACATGCAGTACGAAGCCGACCGCGCAAACGATACAGCCGGTGAGCCTTCCATTGCTGAGATGACGGCTAAGGCGATCGACATTCTGGACAATAACGACAAGGGCTTTTTCCTGATGGTTGAATCTGGCCGTATCGATCACGGCCATCATGCGGGGAGTGCCTACAACGCACTGACCGACACCATCGCTTTTGCTGATGCAGTTCAGGCGGCGGTTGATGCAACTGACCCTGCTGAAACTCTGATTCTGGTCACCGCCGATCACAGTCACGTATTTACCATTGCCGGTTATCCAAAGCGCGGTAATCCCATTCTGGGTAAAGTAATTTCTGTTGGTTCAACGGAGCCAGCCTTGGCCTCCGATGGTATGCCGTACACCACGTTGGGTTACACCAATGGTAAGGGCTTTGCTAATTTAGGTGATGAGACGGATGCGGACGCCCGCTACGATTCAGCCAACGATAACGAGCGCAAAGATCTGTCAGACGTTGAGACCATGAGCTCCGGCTATCACCAGGAAGCGTTGATTCCTTTGGGTTCCGAAACTCATGCGGGTGAAGATATTACGCTGCACGCAAGTGGCCCCGGTGCGCATAAAGCACAGGGTGTCGTGGAACAAAACGTGGTATTCCACATCATTCGGGAAGCCCTTGGGCTTGGCCAGGAATAA
- a CDS encoding alkaline phosphatase: MNNLKKTLLCAAVISLTACGGDDGKDGAAGAVGEEGVTGDAGVTGSAGLNSLIVQTNLDAGDSNCPGGGIQLDSGLDSNVDSALGTDEITNTEYACLPYAEITFDMMGNTESNSWYKEGSAKAAAVEGYAATAGSAKNVILFVGDGMGVSTVTAARILEGQLKGMLGEENTLSFGKFPFAGLAKTYNVDAQTPDSAGTMTAMMSGVKTDVGVIGVDEDIVRGDCTTVAGNELVSALELAEIAGKSTGIISTARITHATPAATYAKSADRNWEDVSDMPAAAVTAGCEDIASQLVGFEANLEAHYTGLDVDGLEVVLGGGRRHFLPKDVAFNSSDAVSSVEGDRTDGRDLTAEWQDAYADGVYVYDQAGFNAVDAAITPQLFGLFNESHMQYEADRENDIAGEPSIAEMTEKAIDILDNNSKGYFLMVESGRIDHAHHAGNAYGALADTIAFSKAIAKAVEMSNMEETLIIVTADHSHVFTIAGYPKRGNPILGKVVNVGSEQYATASDGMSYTTVGYTNGLGFRDYGDETDSDASYNEPADTGRKDLLWVDTEAPGYHQEAMVPLGSETHAGEDVGIYAQGPGASLVTGTNEQNVIFHVMNYAADLVGLAEAELD; encoded by the coding sequence ATGAATAACCTTAAAAAAACATTATTGTGTGCCGCGGTTATAAGCTTGACTGCCTGTGGTGGTGACGATGGTAAAGACGGTGCCGCTGGTGCTGTCGGCGAAGAGGGTGTTACCGGTGACGCAGGTGTTACTGGTTCTGCGGGTCTGAACTCTTTGATCGTGCAGACGAACTTGGATGCGGGTGATAGTAACTGTCCTGGTGGCGGTATCCAGTTGGATTCAGGTTTGGACAGCAACGTCGATTCAGCTCTTGGAACCGATGAAATTACCAATACTGAATATGCCTGTCTGCCATATGCAGAAATCACTTTCGATATGATGGGTAATACTGAAAGCAACAGCTGGTACAAAGAGGGTTCTGCGAAAGCAGCGGCAGTTGAGGGCTACGCAGCAACGGCTGGCAGTGCTAAGAATGTAATCCTGTTTGTCGGTGACGGCATGGGGGTTTCCACGGTTACTGCTGCACGTATTCTGGAAGGTCAGCTGAAAGGTATGTTGGGTGAAGAAAATACCCTTAGCTTCGGCAAGTTTCCTTTTGCCGGTCTAGCCAAAACCTACAATGTCGACGCTCAAACGCCTGATTCTGCCGGTACTATGACCGCCATGATGAGTGGTGTTAAAACCGATGTAGGTGTTATTGGTGTGGACGAAGATATTGTTCGCGGTGACTGTACTACGGTTGCGGGTAACGAGTTGGTTTCAGCGTTAGAGCTGGCAGAAATTGCCGGCAAGTCTACCGGCATTATCTCAACGGCGCGTATTACTCACGCCACTCCTGCTGCGACCTACGCCAAGTCTGCCGATCGTAACTGGGAAGACGTTTCTGATATGCCTGCAGCCGCGGTTACCGCGGGTTGTGAAGATATTGCTTCTCAATTGGTGGGTTTCGAAGCGAACCTGGAAGCGCACTACACTGGTCTGGATGTCGATGGTCTGGAAGTTGTCTTAGGCGGTGGTCGTCGTCACTTCTTACCAAAAGATGTGGCTTTCAACAGCTCCGATGCGGTAAGCAGTGTTGAAGGCGATCGTACCGATGGTCGTGACCTGACTGCTGAATGGCAAGACGCCTATGCGGATGGTGTTTATGTATATGATCAAGCGGGTTTCAATGCCGTCGACGCTGCAATCACGCCACAGTTGTTCGGCTTGTTCAATGAATCTCATATGCAATATGAAGCTGATCGCGAGAATGATATCGCCGGTGAACCTTCCATTGCCGAGATGACCGAAAAAGCCATCGACATTCTCGATAACAACAGCAAGGGCTACTTCCTGATGGTAGAGTCTGGCCGTATTGACCATGCCCACCACGCGGGTAATGCATACGGTGCTTTGGCCGATACGATCGCTTTTTCCAAAGCGATCGCTAAAGCCGTCGAGATGAGCAATATGGAAGAGACGCTGATTATCGTAACTGCCGACCACAGCCACGTATTTACCATTGCCGGTTATCCCAAGCGTGGTAATCCGATTCTAGGAAAAGTCGTTAATGTTGGTAGCGAGCAGTATGCGACCGCTTCCGATGGCATGTCTTACACCACGGTTGGTTATACCAACGGTTTGGGCTTCCGCGACTACGGCGATGAGACTGATTCTGACGCCAGCTACAACGAGCCGGCCGATACAGGTCGTAAAGATCTGCTGTGGGTCGATACCGAAGCGCCTGGTTACCACCAGGAAGCGATGGTGCCTCTCGGTTCTGAAACGCATGCTGGTGAAGATGTTGGTATTTATGCTCAGGGTCCTGGCGCCTCTCTAGTAACGGGAACCAACGAGCAAAACGTCATCTTTCATGTGATGAATTACGCTGCCGATCTGGTTGGTCTCGCCGAAGCTGAGCTTGATTAA
- a CDS encoding lytic polysaccharide monooxygenase: MMKNTIKLAGTGVALMVYSAFSIGHGYVDNPGARNYYCGAVTKPDQAQNGTGEYAVCADAFANDFNGGYQYMSVLTHAEGRKVEGRSNNVCGYDSETWNGGRTPWDNSIDWPVNAMNSGSNTFSWDISNGPHFDDTADFRFWITNNGFNYQQGVDLSWDDFADAPFCDLDYDHSNQGASPSVVADPGTSHFHVTCNVPNRTGRHVIYAEWGRNEYTYERFHGCIDVSFGGGTNPTPVPTPVPTAQPTQVPTPVPTAQPTQVPTPVPTAQPTQVPTPLPTAQPTQVPTPVPTAQPTPVPTPVPTTAPGTGSSCNWYGWEVKICENTADGWGNENNQTCIGRNVCGDRVIN; the protein is encoded by the coding sequence ATGATGAAAAATACCATTAAATTGGCGGGCACTGGTGTCGCGCTTATGGTCTACTCTGCCTTTTCTATTGGTCACGGATATGTTGATAATCCCGGTGCCCGTAACTATTACTGTGGTGCCGTAACGAAGCCAGATCAGGCGCAAAACGGTACTGGTGAATACGCGGTGTGTGCCGATGCTTTTGCTAACGATTTCAACGGTGGTTATCAGTATATGAGTGTTCTTACTCATGCTGAAGGTCGTAAAGTTGAAGGTCGTAGCAATAACGTTTGTGGTTACGATAGTGAAACTTGGAACGGTGGCCGCACTCCTTGGGATAACTCCATTGATTGGCCCGTTAATGCAATGAACTCTGGTTCAAATACTTTTTCGTGGGATATCAGTAATGGCCCACACTTTGACGATACTGCCGATTTCCGGTTCTGGATTACCAACAATGGTTTTAATTACCAGCAGGGTGTGGATTTGAGCTGGGATGATTTCGCCGATGCTCCTTTCTGTGATCTGGATTATGATCACTCCAACCAGGGTGCTTCTCCAAGTGTTGTCGCCGACCCGGGTACATCTCACTTTCATGTAACCTGTAACGTTCCGAACCGTACAGGTCGGCATGTGATATATGCAGAATGGGGCCGCAACGAGTATACCTATGAGCGTTTCCACGGTTGTATTGATGTGAGCTTTGGCGGTGGGACTAACCCAACTCCAGTACCGACACCGGTACCAACGGCTCAGCCAACTCAGGTTCCTACACCGGTACCAACGGCTCAGCCAACTCAGGTTCCTACACCGGTACCAACGGCTCAGCCAACTCAGGTTCCTACACCGTTACCAACCGCTCAGCCAACTCAGGTTCCTACGCCCGTACCAACGGCTCAACCGACTCCAGTACCTACGCCCGTACCAACAACGGCACCCGGTACTGGTTCAAGCTGTAACTGGTATGGCTGGGAAGTTAAAATTTGTGAAAATACTGCGGATGGTTGGGGGAATGAAAACAACCAGACGTGTATCGGTCGCAATGTTTGTGGTGACCGTGTAATCAACTAA